A genomic window from Quercus lobata isolate SW786 chromosome 10, ValleyOak3.0 Primary Assembly, whole genome shotgun sequence includes:
- the LOC115962684 gene encoding H/ACA ribonucleoprotein complex subunit 2-like protein, producing the protein MGSDSEAEKTQQKEKERKKLLALAPIAKPLAGKKLCKRTLKLVRRAAEHKCLKRGVKEVVKSIRRGHKGICVIAGNISPIDVITHVPILCEEADIPYIYVTSKEDLANAGATKRPTCCVLVLTKPTKGELGAEEQEKLNEDYKQVAAEVSELASTIF; encoded by the exons atgggaagcGATAGCGAAGCAGAGAAGACGCAGCagaaggagaaggagaggaagaaACTTCTAGCCCTCGCCCCCATTGCCAAACCCCTTGCTGGAAAGAAGCTCTGCAAGCGCACCCTCAAGCTCGTCCGCAGAG CTGCTGAGCACAAATGCTTGAAGAGAGGAGTAAAGGAGGTGGTTAAGAGTATCAGGCGTGGTCATAAAGG AATATGTGTTATAGCCGGGAACATATCACCTATTGATGTGATTACTCATGTTCCAATCTTATGTGAAGAGGCTGACATTCCCTATATATACGTTACCTCAAAAGAA GACCTCGCAAATGCAGGGGCCACTAAAAGGCCAACATGCTGTGTTCTCGTGCTAACCAAGCCTACAAAAGGAGAATTAGGTGCAGAGGAACAGGAAAAACTAAATGAAGACTATAAGCAGGTTGCTGCGGAAGTGTCTGAACTTGCATCAACTATTTTCTGA
- the LOC115964507 gene encoding uncharacterized protein LOC115964507: MSKALDRISQSPFTRKIEGAELPRRFHQPTFTIYNGQTDPVEHVSQFNQRMAIHFKLEALMCKVFPSSLGPMEMRWFDGLKPNSINSFKQLTQAFGSRFITSSRIPQPLDSLLSLSMREEETLKAYSDRYWEMYNEIEGNYDDVAISTFKKGLLTEHSLRKSLIGKPVTSPRQLMDRINKYKRVKEDQQMGKGKAKVVPQERRDFRSDQFSNNNRPKRDYTKQLGFAGAQAVHVVFRDPLH, translated from the coding sequence ATGAGCAAAGCCCTGGACCGAATCTCCCAGTCACCCTTCACACGCAAGATAGAGGGGGCTGaacttcctcggcggttccacCAACCTACTTTCACCATATATAATGGTCAGACAGACCCCGTAGAGCACGTAAGTCAGTTCAACCAGAGGATGGCCATCCACTTCAAACTCGAGGCTTTGATGTGTAAAGTATTTCCATCCAGTTTGGGACCCATGGAgatgagatggtttgacggCCTCAAGCCGAActccataaattcctttaagCAGCTAACCCAGGCCTTCGGCTCTCGCTTCATCACGAGTAGTAGGATTCCTCAGCCCTTGGATTCCCTCCTGTCCTTATCCATGCGAGAAGAAGAGACCCTGAAGGCttactcggataggtactgggagatgtataatgagatagagggCAATTATGATGACGTTGCCATCAGTACCTTCAAGAAAGGCCTGCTGACCGAGCACAGTTTAAGGAAATCCCTGATCGGGAAACCGGTCACTAGCCCGCGCCAGCTCATGGACCGAATCAATAAGTACAAAAGGGTCAAAGAGGACCAGCAGATGGGTAAGGGTaaagcgaaggttgtccctcaggagaggagggacttcaggtcagACCAATTTAGCAATAACAACCGACCGAAAAGAGATTACACGAAGCAACTTGGATTCGCCGGTGCTCAGGCAGTCCATGTTGTGTTCCGGGATCCATTACATTAG
- the LOC115964508 gene encoding uncharacterized protein LOC115964508, translated as MLGFSNENKVGTIQLHDDALVVALKIGGYDVKRVLVDPGSAMEVMYPDLYKGLNLKPEDLTAYNSPLVSFEGKTVTPRGQIRLPIQTGSDIVEVDFIVVDAYSPYVAIVTRLWLHALGAVSSTLHQKVKYPLEGWVKEVIGDQAMARQYMVSAISRWPSAEPSTSTENGL; from the coding sequence ATGCTAGGATTCTCGAATGAGAATAAGGTTGGAACTATTCAACTCCATGACGATGCTCTAGTCGTCGCACTCAAGATTGGGGGATATGACGTGAAAAGGGTATTAGTCGATCCGGGTAGCGCTATGGAGGTAATGTACCCCGACCTATataaggggctgaacctgaagcccgAAGACTTGACGGCATATAATTCCCCTTTGGTAAGTTTCGAAGGGAAAACCGTTACTCCGAGAGGCCAGATTAGGCTACCCATACAAACTGGCTCGGACATAGTGGAGGTGGATTTCATAGTGGTGGATGCATATTCGCCCTATGTCGCCATTGTAACTAGACTGTGGCTTCATGCCTTAGGGGCTGTTTCTTCTACCCTGcaccagaaggtgaaataccctTTGGAAGGTTGGGTCAAAGAAGTCATAGGGGACCAAGCCATGGCTCGGCAATACATGGTGTCCGCCATCTCACGATGGCCGAGTGCTGAACCCTCAACCTCTACCGAGaacggcttatag
- the LOC115963647 gene encoding phenylalanine--tRNA ligase beta subunit, cytoplasmic, whose protein sequence is MPTVSIGRDRLFEALGKTYTQEEFEELCFSFGIELDDVTTEKAIMRKEKHLDEESDGDEEVIYKIEVPANRYDLLCLEGIAQALRIFNGQQEIPTYKAANISTKSMLKMHVKPETSSIRPYVVCAVLRGVTFDTASYNSFIDLQDKLHQNICRRRTLVAIGTHDLDTLHGPFTYEALPPSSINFVPLKQEKNFRADELMEFYKSDLKLKKFLHIIENSPVFPVLYDSRRTVLSLPPIINGAHSAIKLETKNVFIECTATDLTKAKIVLNTMVTMFSEYCERKFEIEPVEVIYSDGKSYIYPDLSVYNMEVSLSYITGAIGVPLKADEVTGLLNRMQLRAEKSLSDDNDSKITVSVPPTRSDVLHPCDVMEDVAVAYGFNSVKDIAIAKGYNISKGRAVSLKPLRLEEFSHIIRLEMAMCGFTEVLSFILCSLNDNFAMLNREDDKSTAVIIGNPRSSENETARTSLMSGILKTIGQSKAHPKPIKIFEVGDIVLLDNTKDVGATNRRHLAALYCGATAGYEVIHGLVVRIMQVIGLVPPDDNTTYYLKPSEEPEFLLGTQASIIYKGKQIGTSGIVHPEVLNKFDISDPCSYFELDIACFL, encoded by the exons ATGCCTACTGTCAGCATTGGAAGAGATCGTCTTTTCGAGGCTCTTGGAAAAACTTACA CACAAGAAGAGTTCGAAGAGCTTTGCTTCAGTTTCGGGATTGAACTCGATGACGTC acTACTGAGAAAGCAATTATGCGGAAGGAAAAGCATTTGGATGAAGAATCTGATGGCGATGAAGAAGTTATCTACAAAATTGAAGTACCTGCTAATAg ATATGATTTGCTTTGCCTTGAAGGGATTGCTCAAGCGCTTAGAATCTTCAACGGGCAGCAGGAGATACCAACATATAAAGCGGCTAACATCAGTACAAAATCAATGCTTAAGATGCATGTGAAGCCAGAG ACGTCTTCAATTCGTCCCTATGTTGTTTGTGCTGTTTTAAGAGGCGTAACATTTGATACTGCAAGTTATAACAGCTTTATTGATCTCCAAGACAAGCTTCATCAGAACATTTGTCG GCGAAGAACCCTAGTAGCGATTGGGACTCATGACCTGGATACATTACATGGCCCTTTCACGTATGAG GCTTTGCCACCGTCAAGTATAAATTTTGTTCCACTCAAGCAG GAGAAGAACTTCAGAGCTGATGAGCTGATGGAGTTTTACAAA TCAGATTTGAAACTGAAGAAGTTTTTGCACATAATTGAGAACTCACCAGTGTTCCCTGTATTGTATGACAGTAGAAG AACTGTTTTGTCTTTGCCCCCTATTATAAATGGGGCGCATTCAGCAATCAAATTAGAGACGAAGAATGTATTCATTGAATGTACTGCCACTGATCTGACAAAAGCCAAGATTGTTTTAAACACAATG GTGACAATGTTTTCAGAATATTGTGAaagaaagtttgaaattgagCCAGTTGAAGTGATATATTCTGATGGCAAGTCATATATCTATCCCGATTTATCTGTCTACAATATGGAAGTTTCTCTTTCCTATATTACTGGTGCAATTGGAGTGCCCTTGAAGGCTGATGAG GTCACTGGTTTATTAAATCGGATGCAATTGCGTGCTGAAAAGTCTCTTTCAGATGATAATGACTCCAAAATTACTGTATCTGTACCCCCTACTAGAAGTGATGTTCTTCATCCATGTGATGTAATGGAG GATGTTGCGGTTGCTTATGGGTTCAATAGTGTGAAAGATATTGCAATTGCTAAGGGTTACAATATCTCAAAGGGCAGAGCTGTGTCTTTGAAGCCACTGCGCTTGGAAGAGTTTAGTCATATTATCAGATTGGAG ATGGCTATGTGCGGATTTACAGAGGTCTTGTCATTTATTTTGTGCTCACTTAATGATAATTTCGCAATGTTAAATCGTGAAGATGATAAATCAACTGCGGTGATTATTGGAAATCCTCGTTCCTCTGAAAATGAG ACTGCTCGGACCAGTCTTATGTCCGGTATATTGAAAACTATTGGACAGAGCAAAGCCCATCCGAAGCCCATAAAG ATTTTTGAAGTGGGTGACATAGTGCTGTTGGATAATACTAAAGATGTAGGTGCAACAAATCGTCGCCACCTGGCTGCACTATATTGTGGTGCTACTGCAGGATATGAG GTAATTCATGGTCTGGTGGTGAGAATTATGCAAGTGATAGGGCTTGTTCCACCTGATGACAATACAACATACTACCTAAAGCCTTCTGAA gaaccTGAGTTTCTTTTGGGTACACAAGCTAGCATCATTTACAAAGGAAAGCAAATAGGAACTTCTGGCATTGTGCACCCAGAG GTCTTGAACAAGTTTGACATTTCCGATCCTTGCTCATATTTTGAGCTCGACATTGCGTGCTTTTTGTAG